In a single window of the Thermus amyloliquefaciens genome:
- a CDS encoding universal stress protein, producing MFKTILLAYDGSDHAKRAADVAKAEALAHGARLVVVHVYEPVPDYLGEPFFQEALKRRLERAEKVLAEARERTGIPQEDALLLEGRPAEAILEAALGERADLIVMGTRGLGAVGSLFLGSQSQKVVAEAPCPVLLVR from the coding sequence ATGTTCAAGACCATCCTCCTGGCCTATGACGGTTCGGACCACGCCAAGCGGGCGGCGGATGTGGCCAAGGCGGAGGCTTTGGCCCACGGGGCCAGGCTGGTGGTGGTGCATGTCTACGAGCCCGTCCCCGATTACCTGGGGGAGCCCTTCTTCCAGGAGGCCCTGAAACGGCGCTTGGAGCGGGCGGAGAAGGTGCTGGCGGAGGCCAGGGAGCGGACGGGGATCCCCCAGGAGGATGCCCTGCTCCTCGAGGGCCGCCCTGCGGAGGCCATCCTGGAAGCGGCCTTGGGGGAAAGGGCAGACCTGATCGTTATGGGCACGCGGGGCCTTGGGGCCGTGGGAAGCCTCTTTTTGGGGAGCCAAAGCCAGAAGGTGGTGGCGGAGGCTCCTTGCCCCGTGCTCTTGGTGCGTTAG
- the cysS gene encoding cysteine--tRNA ligase, with translation MGLRIYDTLQRAKVDFTPATPGHVGIYVCGPTVYSDPHLGHARGPIVYDVLRRYLLHQGYKVRFVSNITDVGHLTDDADQGEDKILKRAKLEQLEPMEVAEKYTWSYFDAMAALNVLRPSIAPRASGHIPEQIELTERLLRLGFAYERQGSVYFRVRAFPQYGKLSGKRLEELRAGARVEVREEKEDPLDFALWKAAEPGHLMRWKSPWGEGYPGWHIECTAMSLKYLGEGFDLHAGGIDLQFPHHECEIAQAEAAGYRFARHWMHHNHVLLEGEKMAKSTGHLVLLHDLLRAHEPMALRFYLLQTHYRSPMDFTWEGLEAAKRGYARLLTAYREVRTHLKTAGPGTTPELERALDALERDFLEAIEDDLGTPEALAAFFTFLPELNRLLPEAKGDTLRRTAQVFHTLGEGILGLFPERVLEEKVSGPLLEGLIALLLELREEARRAKDYAKSDLIRERLKALGVIVEDTKEGPKWRLALE, from the coding sequence ATGGGCCTTCGCATCTACGACACCCTGCAAAGGGCCAAGGTGGACTTCACCCCTGCCACCCCGGGGCACGTGGGGATCTACGTGTGCGGCCCCACCGTGTACTCCGACCCCCACCTGGGCCACGCCCGGGGGCCCATCGTCTACGATGTGCTCCGCCGCTACCTCCTCCACCAGGGGTACAAGGTGCGCTTTGTCTCCAACATCACCGACGTGGGCCACCTCACCGACGACGCCGACCAAGGGGAGGACAAGATCCTCAAGCGGGCCAAACTGGAACAGCTCGAGCCCATGGAGGTGGCGGAGAAGTACACCTGGAGTTACTTTGACGCCATGGCCGCCCTGAACGTGCTCCGCCCCTCCATCGCCCCCAGGGCCAGCGGCCACATACCGGAACAGATTGAGCTCACGGAAAGGCTCCTGCGGCTTGGCTTCGCCTACGAACGCCAGGGAAGCGTTTACTTCCGGGTAAGGGCCTTCCCCCAGTATGGGAAGCTATCGGGAAAGCGTTTGGAAGAACTCCGGGCAGGGGCCAGGGTGGAGGTGCGGGAGGAGAAGGAGGACCCCCTGGACTTCGCCCTTTGGAAGGCGGCCGAGCCCGGCCACCTCATGCGCTGGAAAAGCCCCTGGGGCGAGGGCTACCCGGGTTGGCACATCGAGTGCACCGCCATGAGCCTCAAGTACCTCGGGGAGGGGTTTGACCTCCACGCCGGGGGCATTGACCTCCAGTTTCCCCACCACGAGTGCGAGATCGCCCAGGCGGAAGCGGCGGGCTACCGCTTTGCCCGCCACTGGATGCACCACAACCACGTGCTCCTGGAAGGGGAAAAGATGGCCAAGAGCACGGGGCACCTGGTCCTCCTCCACGACCTCCTAAGGGCCCACGAGCCCATGGCCCTGCGGTTTTACCTCCTGCAGACCCACTACCGCAGCCCCATGGACTTCACCTGGGAGGGCCTCGAGGCGGCCAAGCGGGGGTATGCCCGGCTCCTCACCGCCTACCGCGAGGTCCGGACCCATCTGAAGACGGCAGGCCCGGGCACCACCCCGGAGCTGGAAAGGGCGCTGGACGCTCTGGAAAGGGACTTCCTGGAGGCCATAGAGGACGACCTCGGCACCCCGGAGGCCCTGGCCGCCTTTTTCACCTTCCTCCCCGAGCTGAACAGGCTCCTCCCCGAGGCCAAGGGGGACACCCTAAGGCGCACCGCCCAGGTCTTCCACACCCTGGGGGAAGGCATCCTGGGCCTCTTCCCGGAAAGGGTTCTGGAGGAAAAGGTATCAGGCCCCCTCTTGGAGGGCCTCATCGCCCTGCTTCTAGAGCTTCGCGAGGAGGCCCGGCGGGCCAAGGACTACGCCAAAAGCGACCTGATCCGGGAAAGGCTTAAGGCGCTAGGGGTTATCGTGGAGGACACCAAGGAAGGCCCCAAGTGGCGGCTCGCCCTGGAGTAG
- the hslO gene encoding Hsp33 family molecular chaperone HslO — protein sequence MGRILRGLAGEGHLRVVAAETGDVVEEARRRHGLSPTATAALGRAMTGALLLAQLLLKTPKERLTLRLEGTGPLGGLVVEADAQGHVRGYVQNSRAEVPLRPDGKLNVGELVGAGVLRVDRSLPNGEIYTSTVPLVSGEIAEDLAHYLWQSEQIPSAVLLGVRVKGEGEVDVAGGVAVQVMPEAPEEVLKRLEDNLSGLTGLTPLLKERGLEGALEVLLAGLGFERTDLRALGYPLNEIPARFRCRCNREKALEALVFFTPEEREDMIVKEGGAEVVCHWCGEVYRFSPEEIRSLVAEVRCPDCGTLWLYPRADGTLFRIEGNTCRCGRKVEIPSEGRAQA from the coding sequence ATGGGACGGATCCTTAGGGGCTTGGCGGGGGAGGGCCACCTGCGGGTGGTGGCGGCGGAGACGGGGGATGTGGTGGAGGAGGCCCGCAGGCGGCATGGCCTTTCCCCCACGGCCACCGCCGCCTTGGGCCGGGCCATGACCGGGGCCCTCCTCCTGGCCCAGCTTCTCCTCAAGACCCCCAAGGAGCGCCTCACCCTGCGCCTCGAGGGGACCGGGCCCCTGGGGGGGCTGGTGGTGGAGGCGGACGCCCAAGGCCACGTGCGGGGCTACGTGCAAAACTCCCGGGCGGAGGTCCCCCTACGCCCCGACGGGAAGCTCAACGTGGGCGAGCTGGTGGGCGCCGGGGTCTTGCGGGTGGACCGGAGCCTCCCGAATGGGGAGATCTACACCAGCACGGTGCCCCTGGTCTCCGGGGAGATCGCCGAGGACCTGGCCCATTACCTTTGGCAGTCGGAGCAGATCCCCTCCGCCGTCCTCCTAGGGGTGCGGGTGAAGGGGGAAGGGGAGGTGGACGTGGCGGGGGGCGTGGCGGTGCAGGTGATGCCCGAGGCCCCGGAGGAGGTGCTGAAGCGCCTGGAGGACAACCTTTCGGGCCTCACGGGCCTCACGCCCCTCCTCAAGGAAAGGGGCTTGGAGGGAGCCCTGGAGGTGCTCCTGGCGGGGCTTGGGTTTGAGCGCACGGACCTCCGGGCCCTGGGCTACCCCCTGAACGAGATCCCCGCCCGCTTCCGCTGCCGGTGCAACCGGGAGAAGGCCCTGGAGGCCCTGGTCTTCTTCACCCCCGAGGAGCGGGAGGACATGATCGTGAAGGAGGGGGGAGCGGAGGTGGTCTGCCACTGGTGTGGGGAGGTTTACCGCTTCTCCCCGGAGGAGATCCGCTCTTTGGTGGCGGAGGTGCGCTGCCCCGACTGCGGCACCCTTTGGCTTTACCCTAGGGCGGACGGCACCCTTTTCCGCATTGAGGGGAATACCTGCCGCTGTGGGCGCAAGGTGGAGATCCCCTCGGAAGGGCGGGCCCAAGCTTGA
- a CDS encoding acyl-CoA dehydrogenase family protein, with protein MTEEKKLWHRGGGWLLEAPERIYTPEDFDESVKEIARTTRTFVEKEVLPLLERMEHGELELNVPLMRKAGELGLLAIDVPEEYGGLDLPKVISTVVAEELSGSGGFSVTYGAHTSIGTLPLVYFGTEEQKQKYLPKLASGEWIAAYCLTEPGSGSDALSAKTRATLSEDGKHYVLNGVKQWISNAGFAQLFTVFAKVDGEHFTAFLVERGTPGLSFGPEEKKMGIKASSTRQVILEDVKVPVENVLGEIGKGHKIAFNVLNVGRYKLGAGAVGGAKRALELSAKYAKERHQFGRPIGSFGLIKQKLGEMASRIYAAESAVYRTVGLIDEALLGKKGPEAVMAGIEEYAVEASIIKVLGSEVLDYVVDEGVQIHGGYGYSQEYPIERAYRDARINRIFEGTNEINRLLIPGMLLRRALKGQLPLFQAAMRLQKELLEPSFEEPEDLEVHQVQNLKKLALMVAGLAAQRYGEKLEEEQEVLGVAADILIDTYAAESALLRARRLGGVAQAMARLYLLQALDRAQASALSVLPRLVEGDEARVVYSAARRLTKHEPADLVALRREVAERVLEAEGYPIPR; from the coding sequence ATGACCGAGGAAAAGAAGCTTTGGCACAGGGGCGGGGGTTGGTTGCTGGAGGCTCCTGAGCGGATCTACACCCCCGAGGATTTTGACGAGAGCGTCAAGGAGATCGCCCGTACCACCCGCACCTTCGTGGAGAAGGAGGTCCTTCCCCTCTTGGAGCGCATGGAGCATGGGGAGCTGGAGCTGAACGTCCCCCTCATGCGAAAGGCGGGGGAGCTGGGGCTTCTCGCCATTGACGTGCCCGAGGAGTACGGGGGGCTGGACCTGCCCAAGGTGATCTCCACGGTGGTGGCGGAGGAGCTTTCCGGTTCGGGGGGCTTCTCCGTGACCTACGGGGCCCACACCTCCATCGGTACCCTGCCCTTGGTCTACTTCGGCACCGAGGAGCAAAAGCAAAAGTACCTTCCCAAGCTGGCCAGCGGGGAGTGGATCGCCGCCTACTGCCTTACGGAGCCGGGTTCGGGCTCCGATGCCCTTTCGGCCAAAACCCGGGCCACCCTTTCCGAAGATGGCAAGCACTACGTCCTGAACGGGGTCAAGCAGTGGATCTCCAACGCCGGCTTCGCCCAGCTCTTCACCGTCTTCGCCAAGGTGGATGGGGAGCATTTTACCGCCTTCCTGGTGGAGCGGGGCACCCCCGGCCTCTCCTTTGGCCCCGAGGAGAAGAAGATGGGCATCAAGGCCTCCAGCACCCGGCAGGTGATCCTGGAGGACGTGAAGGTGCCCGTGGAGAACGTCCTGGGGGAGATCGGCAAGGGGCACAAGATCGCCTTCAACGTCCTCAACGTGGGCCGCTACAAGCTGGGCGCCGGGGCGGTGGGCGGGGCCAAAAGGGCCTTGGAGCTTTCCGCCAAGTACGCCAAGGAGCGGCACCAGTTCGGCCGGCCCATCGGGAGCTTCGGGCTCATCAAGCAGAAGCTCGGGGAGATGGCCTCCCGCATCTACGCCGCCGAGAGCGCCGTTTACCGCACCGTGGGCCTGATCGATGAGGCCCTTTTGGGGAAGAAGGGCCCTGAGGCGGTGATGGCGGGCATTGAGGAGTACGCGGTGGAGGCCAGCATCATCAAGGTGCTGGGCTCGGAGGTGCTGGACTACGTGGTGGACGAGGGGGTGCAGATCCACGGGGGCTACGGCTACTCCCAGGAGTACCCCATCGAGCGGGCCTACCGGGACGCCCGCATCAACCGCATCTTTGAGGGCACCAACGAGATCAACCGCCTCCTCATCCCCGGGATGCTCCTGAGGCGGGCCCTGAAGGGGCAGCTTCCCCTCTTCCAGGCGGCCATGAGGCTCCAGAAGGAGCTCTTGGAGCCCAGCTTTGAGGAGCCCGAGGACCTGGAGGTGCACCAGGTGCAAAACCTCAAGAAGCTGGCCCTCATGGTGGCGGGCCTGGCGGCCCAGAGGTACGGGGAGAAGCTGGAGGAGGAGCAGGAGGTCCTGGGGGTGGCGGCGGACATCCTCATCGACACCTATGCCGCGGAAAGCGCCCTCCTCCGGGCCCGCAGGCTTGGGGGCGTGGCCCAGGCCATGGCCCGGCTCTACCTGCTCCAGGCCCTGGACCGGGCCCAGGCCTCGGCCCTTTCCGTGCTGCCCCGCCTGGTGGAAGGGGATGAGGCCCGGGTGGTCTACTCCGCCGCCCGCAGGCTCACCAAGCACGAGCCCGCGGACCTGGTGGCCCTGAGGCGGGAGGTGGCGGAGAGGGTCCTCGAGGCGGAGGGCTACCCCATCCCCCGTTAA
- a CDS encoding aminopeptidase, which yields MSAFQENLEKLADLAIRVGLNLEKGQEVIATAPIEAVDFVRLLAEKAYGHGASLFTVIYGDNAIARKRLSLAPEEGLDKAPAWLYEGMAKAFREGAARLAVSGNDPKALEGLPPERIGRAQQAQSRAYKPALEAITEFVSNWTIVPFAHPGWARAVFPDLPEEEAVARLWQAIFQATRVDTPDPVAAWEAHNRSLHEKVAFLNAQRFAALHFRGPGTDLRVGLAEGHLWQGGATPTKKGLLCNPNLPTEEVFTAPHRERVEGIVRASRPLALGGQLVEGIWARFEGGYAVEVGAEKGEEVLLRVLSTDEGARRLGEVALVAADNPIAKTGLVFFDTLFDENAASHIAFGQAYAENLEGRPTGEAFRSRGGNESLVHIDWMIGSEEVDVDGLHQDGTRVPLMRQGRWVV from the coding sequence GTGAGCGCGTTTCAGGAAAACCTGGAGAAGCTGGCCGACCTGGCCATCCGCGTGGGGCTGAACCTGGAGAAGGGGCAGGAGGTCATCGCCACCGCCCCCATCGAGGCCGTGGACTTTGTCCGCCTTCTAGCGGAAAAAGCCTATGGGCACGGGGCCAGCCTCTTCACGGTCATCTATGGGGACAACGCGATAGCCCGCAAGCGGCTTTCCCTGGCGCCCGAGGAAGGCCTGGACAAGGCCCCGGCCTGGCTCTACGAGGGCATGGCCAAGGCCTTCCGGGAGGGGGCCGCTCGGCTCGCGGTTTCCGGCAACGACCCCAAGGCCCTGGAGGGCCTCCCCCCAGAACGCATAGGCCGGGCCCAGCAGGCGCAGAGCCGGGCCTACAAACCCGCCCTGGAGGCCATCACCGAGTTCGTCTCCAACTGGACCATCGTCCCCTTCGCCCACCCCGGCTGGGCCCGGGCGGTCTTCCCGGACCTTCCCGAGGAGGAGGCGGTGGCCAGGCTCTGGCAGGCCATCTTCCAGGCCACCCGGGTGGATACCCCCGACCCCGTGGCCGCCTGGGAGGCCCATAACCGAAGCCTTCACGAAAAGGTGGCCTTCCTGAACGCCCAGCGCTTCGCCGCCCTGCACTTCCGGGGGCCGGGCACGGACCTCAGGGTGGGCCTGGCGGAGGGCCACCTGTGGCAGGGCGGGGCCACCCCCACCAAGAAGGGGCTTCTTTGCAACCCCAACCTGCCCACGGAGGAGGTCTTCACCGCCCCCCATCGGGAGCGGGTGGAGGGGATCGTGCGGGCAAGCCGCCCCCTGGCCCTGGGTGGCCAGCTGGTGGAGGGCATCTGGGCCCGGTTTGAAGGGGGGTATGCGGTGGAGGTGGGGGCGGAAAAGGGGGAGGAGGTCCTTCTCAGGGTCCTCTCCACCGATGAGGGGGCCCGACGCCTAGGGGAGGTGGCCCTGGTGGCCGCGGATAACCCCATCGCCAAGACGGGCCTGGTCTTCTTTGACACCCTCTTTGACGAAAACGCCGCCAGCCACATCGCCTTCGGCCAGGCCTATGCGGAGAACCTGGAAGGCCGCCCCACGGGGGAAGCCTTCCGTAGCCGCGGGGGCAACGAGAGCCTGGTGCACATCGACTGGATGATCGGCTCCGAGGAGGTGGATGTGGACGGCCTCCACCAGGATGGCACCCGGGTACCCCTCATGCGGCAGGGGCGTTGGGTGGTCTAA
- a CDS encoding O-acetylhomoserine aminocarboxypropyltransferase/cysteine synthase family protein: protein MNYETLAVRAGLPEDPHGAVGLPIYAVAAYGFRSLEEGAERFASGEGYVYARQKDPTGRALEERLSALEGAMEALVFASGQAATFAALMALLRPGDEVVAAKGLFGQTIGLFQQVLVPMGIRVRYLEPEPDRVREALTEKTRVLFVETMANPALVVPDLEGLAALAEEKGVALVVDNTFGAAGALAKPLAWGAHVVVESLTKWASGHGSVLGGAVLVRDSGIWQNYPQFLERDAKGQVPWEALGPRCYPERVRTLGLSLMGMALSPFNAYLLFQGLETVALRVKRMSETALRLAEALRDHPKVQRLRYPGLPQDPAYPMARKYLASGGPMLTLDLGSQEAAGRFLRAIPLPKAANLGDARTLLVHPWTTTHSRLSEEGRRQAGVTPGLVRVSVGLEDPEDLLAWFREALEAV from the coding sequence ATGAACTACGAAACCCTGGCGGTGCGTGCGGGGCTACCTGAGGATCCCCATGGGGCGGTGGGGCTTCCCATCTACGCGGTGGCCGCCTATGGCTTTAGGAGCCTGGAGGAAGGGGCGGAGCGCTTCGCTAGTGGGGAGGGCTACGTCTACGCAAGGCAGAAGGACCCCACCGGCAGGGCCTTGGAGGAGAGGCTAAGCGCCTTGGAGGGGGCCATGGAGGCCCTGGTCTTCGCCTCCGGCCAGGCGGCCACCTTTGCCGCCCTCATGGCCCTCCTCCGCCCAGGGGATGAGGTGGTGGCGGCCAAGGGGCTTTTCGGCCAGACCATCGGCCTTTTCCAGCAGGTCCTGGTTCCCATGGGCATAAGGGTGCGTTACCTAGAGCCCGAGCCCGACCGGGTGCGGGAGGCCCTCACGGAGAAGACCCGGGTCCTCTTCGTGGAGACCATGGCCAACCCCGCCCTGGTGGTGCCGGACCTGGAGGGCCTGGCCGCCCTGGCGGAGGAGAAGGGGGTGGCCCTGGTGGTGGACAACACCTTTGGCGCCGCCGGGGCCCTGGCCAAACCCCTGGCGTGGGGGGCCCATGTGGTGGTGGAAAGCCTCACCAAATGGGCAAGCGGCCACGGCTCCGTCCTAGGGGGTGCGGTCCTGGTACGGGATAGCGGCATCTGGCAAAACTACCCCCAGTTCCTGGAGAGGGACGCCAAGGGCCAGGTGCCCTGGGAGGCCCTTGGGCCCAGGTGCTACCCGGAGAGGGTCCGCACCCTGGGGCTTTCCCTTATGGGCATGGCCTTATCCCCCTTTAACGCCTACCTCCTCTTCCAGGGCCTGGAGACCGTGGCCCTTAGGGTGAAGCGCATGAGCGAGACGGCGCTTCGCCTGGCCGAGGCTTTGAGGGACCACCCCAAGGTGCAGCGCCTCCGCTACCCCGGCTTGCCCCAGGACCCCGCCTACCCCATGGCCCGGAAGTACCTGGCCTCGGGGGGGCCCATGCTCACCCTGGACCTGGGAAGCCAGGAGGCGGCGGGCCGCTTCCTTAGGGCCATCCCCTTGCCCAAGGCCGCCAACCTGGGGGACGCCCGCACCCTTCTGGTCCATCCCTGGACCACCACCCATAGCCGCCTTTCGGAGGAGGGGCGGCGGCAGGCGGGGGTCACGCCCGGCCTGGTGCGGGTCTCCGTGGGCCTCGAGGATCCGGAGGACCTCCTGGCCTGGTTCCGGGAGGCCCTGGAGGCGGTTTAG